The following proteins come from a genomic window of Paucimonas lemoignei:
- the ldh gene encoding glutamate/Leucine/Phenylalanine/Valine dehydrogenase, protein MFAVMHSSRVESLHLVVDPETGLKAVIAIDNGRHGAALGGCRYLAYADEESAITDAIHLARSMSYKAVLAGLPHGGGKAVIMRPAHLPSRAALFEAFGRFIESLNGRYITAVDSGTSSADMDCIAQHTRHVTSTSRSGDPSQHTAMGVFAGIRTTAMARLGSDNLEGLRIAIQGLGHVGYALAEQLHAAGAELLVSDLESGRVQLAMEQFGAHPIACEALLSTPCDILAPCGVGSVLTSATVAQLRCAAVAGAASNQLSSLQVADQLENRGILYAPDYVINSGGLIYVALQHQGESLGTITAHLSRIGKRLTEVYAHAQAEKRSPARVADMLAEHLLRGS, encoded by the coding sequence ATGTTCGCAGTCATGCATTCATCACGCGTGGAGTCGCTGCATCTTGTCGTCGATCCGGAAACCGGCCTCAAAGCAGTGATTGCCATCGACAATGGTCGCCATGGCGCAGCCTTGGGTGGTTGTCGTTATCTGGCTTATGCGGACGAGGAGAGCGCGATAACCGATGCTATCCACCTGGCCAGGAGCATGAGCTACAAGGCGGTACTTGCCGGTTTGCCCCATGGGGGTGGCAAAGCAGTGATCATGCGCCCGGCACATCTGCCCAGTCGGGCGGCTCTGTTCGAAGCGTTCGGACGTTTCATCGAAAGCCTCAATGGCCGCTACATCACGGCCGTGGACAGCGGCACCTCCAGTGCCGACATGGACTGCATTGCGCAACACACCCGGCACGTCACCAGCACCTCCCGCTCGGGCGATCCGTCGCAGCACACCGCCATGGGGGTATTCGCTGGCATCCGCACCACCGCCATGGCCAGGCTCGGCAGCGATAACCTCGAAGGCCTGCGCATCGCCATTCAGGGCCTGGGCCATGTGGGTTATGCGTTGGCCGAACAACTGCATGCCGCCGGTGCCGAGTTGCTGGTCAGTGACCTGGAAAGCGGGCGTGTGCAATTGGCGATGGAGCAATTCGGTGCGCACCCCATCGCCTGCGAAGCCTTGCTCAGCACACCATGCGACATCCTCGCGCCCTGCGGGGTTGGCAGTGTGCTGACAAGTGCCACAGTGGCGCAATTACGGTGCGCCGCAGTGGCAGGGGCCGCGAGCAATCAGCTCAGTAGTTTGCAGGTGGCGGATCAGTTGGAAAATCGCGGCATTCTGTATGCGCCGGATTACGTGATCAATTCGGGGGGGCTTATTTATGTGGCGCTACAGCACCAGGGTGAATCTCTGGGGACCATCACTGCTCATCTTTCACGGATCGGCAAGCGCCTGACCGAGGTCTACGCCCACGCCCAGGCTGAAAAGCGCTCACCGGCACGGGTCGCCGATATGTTGGCGGAGCATCTTTTGCGGGGTAGTTAG
- the sirB1 gene encoding protein SirB1: protein MTPREHCLACLKKSPQAVFEAGLWVSAEHDPHFVPEQIIGEMDDLLRGISASLPALPNAELAQPLLRQLSAQGFAQDDWNPPKPQTALLHKVVQRRRGQPLGLAMVAMELARRLGIPLEGINFPGHFLLRVPGADHLLDPCGGRRLYPKDCRELLIRQFGPDMHLKAEFMARATDVNMLQRLSRNLRHLHQINDDLLASLKDANRVMELGPATTSDYLARASLYQILECPQAERYDLEHALMLSDDPIQRFRLTERLGHLPHSRAIH from the coding sequence ATGACACCACGCGAACACTGCCTGGCCTGCTTGAAAAAATCCCCGCAAGCGGTTTTCGAGGCGGGGCTATGGGTTTCGGCAGAGCACGACCCACACTTCGTTCCCGAGCAAATCATCGGCGAGATGGATGATTTGCTGCGCGGCATCAGCGCTTCGTTGCCAGCCCTGCCCAATGCCGAACTGGCTCAGCCGCTGTTGCGTCAACTCAGCGCTCAGGGCTTTGCCCAGGACGACTGGAACCCGCCCAAACCGCAAACAGCGTTATTGCATAAAGTGGTCCAGCGTCGTCGAGGCCAGCCGCTTGGCCTGGCGATGGTTGCCATGGAGCTGGCCAGACGCTTGGGGATTCCGTTGGAGGGCATCAATTTTCCCGGCCACTTTCTGCTGCGCGTGCCAGGTGCCGATCATCTGCTTGACCCTTGCGGTGGCCGCAGGCTCTACCCCAAGGATTGCCGGGAGCTGCTGATCCGGCAATTCGGCCCCGACATGCACCTCAAGGCTGAATTCATGGCCCGCGCCACTGATGTGAACATGCTGCAACGCCTGTCACGCAACCTGCGACATTTACATCAAATCAATGACGACCTGCTCGCCTCGCTCAAAGACGCCAACCGGGTCATGGAGCTGGGCCCGGCAACCACCAGCGATTATCTGGCCCGCGCCAGCCTGTATCAAATCCTCGAATGCCCCCAGGCCGAACGGTACGACCTGGAGCATGCGTTGATGCTGAGTGATGACCCAATCCAGCGGTTTCGTCTCACGGAGCGGTTGGGGCATTTACCTCACAGCAGGGCCATTCATTAA
- a CDS encoding type III effector 1 translates to MGLRSATVELHMTDLSILPRLNAEAANSSSEVIAAALGRLGEVFTQWHELARTVPSLRHVAHDLLRQMLPESGGLGNPEALFINSGKADGLLATSISLTDALLQALTQGLAEFDPSHVQVYSRHDSTHEQHLVPNMDGVFVLEVLDEALNVFPGYYKDRLDAFWSEILPTAGDTGESQTRHRACTTLHREILTREMDLLALARLINEADKNTLVESFKGSNLYRISLTSETGSCVLTSAFVIPRTAQTRSPLTLANCEGNVFLLTAADGIELYDSLSDLDQKLRARLSDVDARDYLLQDVPLKDRTALLIDQGVVIGPVYSDLTNDLMQYRMQALRRKQVEDFDFFLATAQQARQPASDFLPAANALSQLNYLDIAQKRHFQQMFSQLSQQAMPRWFKDASAGDQALYRTLAAQHQKHVEHAARLMAGLESLRTYALDKINAYILNHLGYQVDPEQMFISICDQVVLGATITESFTYRQSLLDFVTDGLPVALEEMIFTLDVPERYESPGLDFPFIEKMIAELDVRQHFELDTERRFYTEETLRAIAHQRDSAIALSAWAAHLQKHLLDDKSQELIQLVRGDQQEPGTEISMGGLAIMGSRHVMKDVLIFRMRREGETHYVLYAPGAPGDRDLFEFSNWQRLSIEVGGWLAKAGGPQYVIDQMPAKSRADVTSLIRRVLLKPTEWSQATALFVAMAPQSYENNLIIKVRTRVAQDLSEAFAENVDQDLSLTYSERRVLALLDARISALNERFNRDVALPSYRDFVREKGGRWITEYLKNRGINLPVDPDTVWFNLSSAHDERNPFSAPALEDISLTALLMNDFLHEEAFNSPALDEYLNATSGHFTLGWALGTAAYKSLKQWYFNTPKPVIYSAVGQDLSALSLNSLRDLLALPLGEDYISLLRSRLNDPDEDKILYRRAVLAKRKYFEIYRDALRQYLKGALSKQQYEWLIPLLSSVDSSTQTTAPQDSAIYELVFDNSTNPLLGKDGRVIEGALIFTRLDYGDSEFRLIYTPDAPDGIHFRTHEQIISTMKYPGLPAYYYSRASYKDQPVVGTMVQNLEQEPDTHQASFSTRVTPINRITDLEQLYEAMIQRMIEDVDTQTESAAERDAATAYSVVRWTGTILLLPFPTAALAWGLMGTAVSFARGYSAYRDGDRSTALEFFVWGYIGLLSAGGTTGDIVRRTTGNAWRLIRWASSSRLPFPVV, encoded by the coding sequence ATGGGTTTGCGCAGCGCAACCGTGGAGCTACATATGACTGACCTATCAATCCTGCCTCGTCTCAATGCCGAGGCCGCCAACTCATCGTCAGAAGTGATTGCAGCGGCGCTCGGCCGACTGGGGGAGGTTTTCACCCAGTGGCACGAGCTTGCCCGCACAGTGCCTTCGCTGCGTCACGTCGCGCATGATCTGCTGCGCCAGATGTTGCCTGAGTCGGGTGGCTTGGGAAACCCTGAGGCGCTCTTCATCAACTCCGGCAAGGCTGACGGCCTGCTCGCCACGTCCATTTCCCTGACCGATGCCTTGCTGCAAGCCTTGACTCAAGGTCTTGCCGAATTCGACCCCAGCCATGTGCAGGTTTATTCTCGCCACGACTCCACCCATGAACAGCACTTGGTCCCCAACATGGACGGCGTGTTTGTGCTTGAGGTGCTGGATGAGGCGCTGAACGTATTCCCTGGATATTACAAGGACCGCCTCGACGCGTTCTGGTCCGAGATCCTGCCAACCGCCGGGGACACGGGAGAGTCGCAGACGCGACACAGAGCCTGCACGACTTTGCATCGCGAAATACTGACCCGGGAAATGGACCTTCTGGCTCTGGCTCGCCTGATCAATGAGGCGGATAAAAACACGCTGGTGGAGAGTTTCAAGGGCAGTAACCTGTACCGGATTTCGCTGACAAGCGAAACGGGCTCCTGTGTCTTGACCAGCGCATTTGTCATCCCGCGTACCGCTCAGACCCGTAGCCCGCTGACCTTGGCCAATTGCGAAGGCAATGTGTTCTTGCTGACCGCAGCCGATGGCATCGAGTTATACGATTCACTAAGCGATCTGGATCAAAAGCTGCGTGCACGCCTGAGTGATGTCGATGCGCGGGACTATCTTCTGCAGGATGTGCCGCTCAAGGACCGTACGGCCCTGCTCATCGATCAGGGGGTGGTGATCGGACCGGTCTACAGCGACCTGACTAATGACTTAATGCAGTACCGCATGCAGGCGTTGCGACGCAAGCAGGTAGAAGATTTCGACTTTTTTCTTGCAACCGCACAACAGGCCCGCCAACCGGCTTCCGACTTTTTACCGGCCGCCAACGCGCTCAGCCAGCTCAACTATCTGGACATTGCGCAAAAGCGCCATTTCCAGCAAATGTTCAGCCAACTCAGTCAGCAGGCAATGCCGCGTTGGTTCAAGGATGCTTCGGCAGGCGATCAGGCGTTGTATCGCACGCTTGCTGCGCAACACCAGAAACATGTCGAACACGCCGCCAGGTTGATGGCCGGATTAGAGTCACTTCGCACTTACGCACTGGACAAAATCAATGCTTATATTCTGAACCATCTGGGTTATCAAGTTGATCCTGAGCAAATGTTCATATCAATATGTGATCAAGTTGTGCTCGGCGCAACAATCACAGAGTCATTTACCTATCGTCAGTCGCTTCTGGATTTTGTAACGGACGGATTGCCGGTCGCGCTGGAGGAAATGATCTTTACCCTCGATGTTCCCGAGCGCTATGAAAGCCCTGGGTTGGACTTCCCGTTCATTGAAAAGATGATAGCCGAACTCGATGTCCGGCAACACTTTGAACTGGACACCGAACGGCGTTTTTATACAGAAGAAACGTTACGCGCAATCGCGCATCAGCGCGACAGTGCGATAGCGTTGAGCGCCTGGGCTGCGCATCTGCAAAAACATCTGCTGGATGATAAAAGCCAAGAACTGATTCAGCTGGTTCGTGGAGATCAACAAGAGCCTGGCACTGAAATCAGCATGGGCGGGTTGGCCATTATGGGCTCGCGCCACGTGATGAAGGATGTGCTGATATTTCGCATGAGACGCGAGGGCGAGACCCACTATGTTCTTTACGCCCCAGGAGCGCCGGGGGATCGGGATCTGTTTGAGTTCAGTAACTGGCAGCGATTGTCGATTGAAGTGGGAGGGTGGCTCGCAAAAGCCGGTGGGCCGCAATACGTCATTGATCAGATGCCTGCAAAGTCGCGCGCGGATGTGACCTCACTCATTCGCAGGGTGCTTTTGAAACCGACTGAATGGTCGCAAGCCACTGCGTTGTTTGTTGCCATGGCGCCGCAAAGCTACGAAAACAACTTGATCATCAAGGTACGAACCAGAGTGGCTCAGGACTTGTCCGAAGCGTTTGCGGAAAATGTCGATCAGGACCTTTCACTTACGTATTCAGAGCGACGCGTTCTTGCATTGCTGGACGCGCGTATCAGCGCACTCAATGAGCGTTTCAATCGAGATGTTGCATTGCCGTCTTATCGTGATTTTGTTCGCGAAAAAGGCGGCCGCTGGATCACCGAATACTTGAAGAACAGGGGGATCAACCTGCCCGTCGACCCGGATACGGTCTGGTTCAATCTGAGCAGTGCGCACGATGAGAGAAATCCTTTCAGCGCACCTGCTCTGGAGGACATTTCACTGACAGCCCTGCTGATGAATGATTTTCTGCATGAAGAGGCCTTCAATTCGCCTGCGCTGGATGAGTACCTGAATGCTACCTCGGGGCACTTTACGCTGGGCTGGGCGCTGGGTACTGCGGCGTACAAAAGTCTGAAGCAGTGGTATTTCAATACACCCAAACCTGTTATTTATTCCGCTGTGGGTCAGGACTTGTCAGCGTTATCGCTCAACAGTCTGCGTGACCTGCTGGCGCTGCCGCTGGGTGAGGATTACATCAGTCTTCTGCGAAGCCGGCTCAACGATCCTGATGAGGACAAGATTCTCTATCGGCGCGCCGTATTGGCTAAACGCAAGTACTTTGAAATCTACCGCGATGCGTTGCGCCAATACCTCAAGGGGGCGTTAAGCAAACAGCAATATGAGTGGCTGATCCCGCTGCTGAGTAGCGTGGACAGCTCTACTCAGACAACTGCACCTCAGGACAGCGCGATCTACGAATTGGTCTTCGACAATTCAACCAACCCTCTATTGGGCAAGGACGGTCGTGTCATTGAGGGTGCGTTGATCTTCACCCGCCTTGATTATGGAGATTCCGAATTCAGGCTGATTTATACCCCTGATGCACCGGACGGCATTCATTTTCGGACACACGAACAAATAATCTCCACCATGAAATACCCAGGCCTTCCTGCTTATTACTACAGCCGGGCCAGTTATAAGGATCAGCCCGTGGTGGGCACCATGGTGCAGAATCTGGAGCAGGAACCGGACACGCATCAAGCGTCGTTCAGCACCCGGGTCACGCCGATAAATCGTATTACTGATCTGGAGCAGTTATACGAAGCAATGATTCAACGAATGATTGAAGACGTCGACACCCAGACTGAAAGTGCAGCGGAGCGAGATGCGGCAACCGCCTATAGCGTGGTCAGATGGACCGGCACCATCTTGCTACTGCCGTTTCCCACTGCAGCGTTGGCATGGGGGCTGATGGGTACGGCTGTTAGTTTTGCCCGGGGCTACAGCGCCTACCGTGATGGTGATCGGAGTACCGCCCTTGAGTTTTTTGTCTGGGGTTATATCGGCCTGCTGTCAGCGGGCGGGACCACCGGCGATATCGTCAGGCGCACGACTGGAAACGCATGGAGGCTGATTCGCTGGGCCTCCTCGAGTCGACTGCCATTCCCGGTCGTTTAA
- a CDS encoding short chain dehydrogenase/reductase family oxidoreductase, producing MSQPIRFEDKVVIVTGAGGGLGRAHALLFARHGAQVVVNDLGGSAHGEGANASAADRVVAEIREAGGVAVANHDSVTDGDKIVQNALDAFGRVDVVVNNAGILRDKSFAKMEDTDWDLVYRVHLEGAFKVTHAAWPHLREQNYGRVIFTSSTSGIYGNFGQANYASAKLGLYGLTRTLALEGRKNNILVNAIAPTGGTRMTEGLIAPQVFELLKPELISPLVVYLGSEQCQDTSDLFEVGGGWIGKVRWERSLGAGFDPVTGFSPEEVAAQWQRINDFGDAVHPQDNVEALKQMMANLQKYL from the coding sequence ATGAGCCAACCCATTCGTTTTGAAGACAAGGTCGTTATCGTCACCGGCGCCGGTGGTGGCCTGGGGCGGGCGCATGCGCTGCTCTTTGCTCGTCATGGCGCTCAGGTGGTGGTCAATGACCTGGGGGGCTCGGCCCACGGCGAGGGCGCCAATGCGTCCGCAGCGGATCGGGTGGTGGCAGAGATTCGCGAAGCCGGCGGCGTTGCCGTGGCCAACCATGACTCAGTGACCGACGGCGATAAAATCGTGCAGAACGCGCTGGATGCTTTTGGCCGCGTGGACGTCGTGGTCAACAACGCGGGCATCTTGCGGGATAAATCCTTCGCCAAAATGGAAGACACCGACTGGGACCTGGTTTATCGGGTTCATCTGGAAGGCGCCTTCAAGGTGACCCACGCGGCCTGGCCGCACTTGCGCGAGCAGAACTACGGGCGCGTGATCTTCACCTCATCGACCTCGGGGATCTATGGCAACTTCGGCCAGGCCAACTACGCCTCGGCCAAGCTCGGGCTGTATGGGCTGACACGTACCCTCGCGCTGGAAGGGCGCAAGAACAATATTCTGGTCAACGCCATCGCCCCCACCGGCGGAACCCGCATGACCGAAGGCCTGATTGCGCCGCAAGTATTCGAGTTGCTCAAACCGGAGCTGATCAGCCCGTTGGTGGTGTACCTGGGCAGCGAGCAGTGCCAGGACACGTCGGATTTGTTCGAAGTGGGCGGCGGCTGGATAGGCAAAGTGCGCTGGGAGCGCAGCCTGGGAGCGGGTTTTGACCCGGTAACGGGTTTCAGCCCGGAAGAGGTGGCCGCCCAGTGGCAACGCATCAACGACTTTGGTGACGCTGTGCATCCGCAGGATAACGTTGAAGCCCTAAAGCAGATGATGGCTAACTTGCAGAAGTATCTTTAG
- the mioC gene encoding flavodoxin yields the protein MKVAIISGSVYGSAEEVARHAAGILRDAGHEVLHNPRVTLSDLQAFAPQALLGVTSTTGMGELPDNIHGVYSQIRDVLPAQWRGLPGGVIGLGDASYGDTFCGGGEQIRELFAELGVIEVQEMLRLDASESVTPETDAEPWLAEFIELLKR from the coding sequence ATGAAAGTCGCGATCATTTCCGGTTCGGTCTACGGGTCGGCTGAAGAAGTTGCTCGTCATGCAGCAGGCATCCTGCGCGATGCCGGTCATGAAGTACTGCACAACCCGCGGGTGACCCTCTCTGACTTGCAGGCATTTGCCCCGCAGGCCTTGCTTGGCGTGACGTCCACCACTGGCATGGGTGAGCTGCCGGATAACATTCATGGAGTCTACTCGCAGATCCGTGACGTTTTGCCTGCGCAATGGCGCGGCCTGCCCGGCGGTGTGATCGGCCTGGGCGATGCCAGTTACGGCGACACATTTTGTGGGGGTGGCGAACAGATTCGTGAGCTGTTTGCCGAGCTGGGCGTGATCGAAGTGCAGGAGATGCTGCGCCTGGATGCCAGTGAAAGCGTCACCCCGGAAACTGATGCCGAGCCATGGTTGGCAGAGTTTATTGAGTTGTTGAAGAGGTGA
- the pfyP gene encoding PAS sensor protein, protein MINAKLLQLVVDASNDGIVVAEQEGDDNILIYANKAFETLTGYAVDDILYQDCRFMQGDDRQQPELEVIRQALSSKQPCRQVLRNYHKDGSVFWNELSITPVFNEADQLTYYIGIQKNVTEQVKAQTRILELEAELAVTRKELAALKKSQ, encoded by the coding sequence ATGATCAACGCAAAGCTGCTGCAGCTGGTGGTCGACGCCTCCAACGACGGAATTGTCGTCGCCGAGCAGGAAGGTGACGACAACATCCTTATCTATGCCAACAAGGCCTTTGAGACGCTCACGGGTTACGCGGTTGATGACATTCTTTATCAGGACTGCCGCTTCATGCAGGGTGATGATCGACAGCAGCCCGAGCTCGAGGTGATCCGCCAGGCACTGAGCAGCAAACAACCTTGCCGCCAGGTCCTGCGTAATTACCACAAGGATGGCAGCGTGTTCTGGAATGAGCTGTCAATCACGCCAGTGTTCAACGAGGCCGATCAGCTCACGTATTACATCGGCATCCAGAAGAACGTCACTGAGCAGGTCAAGGCTCAAACACGCATACTGGAACTGGAAGCAGAGCTCGCCGTTACTCGAAAAGAATTGGCGGCCTTGAAAAAAAGCCAATAA
- a CDS encoding type IV pilus assembly PilZ, whose product MSHESLLTQAELDFIQNMQHNPKLNVRDATRSLTVNGGRQIQDLLTRLAAHEQVTIQAQFDNQQMTFPLHLVEDEFHALHLELGAPSIFEEGPRIRPWRLTLPEPVALETEKGAMTALWLYEMSFKGVLLENRKPNRPPKVFSAWFAPVGHAPIAMRGTFERLTESGLAAYRLSQHNKEETERLRQYILQQHRKLFPSLHR is encoded by the coding sequence ATGTCGCACGAATCGCTTCTCACCCAGGCTGAACTGGATTTCATCCAGAACATGCAGCACAACCCCAAGCTAAACGTGCGCGATGCGACACGCAGCTTGACGGTGAACGGTGGAAGGCAGATTCAAGACTTGCTGACTCGCCTGGCTGCCCACGAACAAGTGACCATTCAGGCACAGTTCGATAATCAACAGATGACCTTCCCGCTGCATCTGGTGGAAGACGAATTCCACGCCTTGCACCTGGAACTGGGCGCGCCGTCGATTTTCGAAGAGGGGCCGCGCATCAGGCCATGGCGCTTGACGCTGCCGGAACCCGTCGCGCTGGAAACCGAAAAAGGGGCGATGACAGCCCTCTGGCTCTACGAGATGTCGTTCAAGGGTGTGTTGCTGGAGAATCGAAAGCCCAACCGCCCACCGAAAGTATTTTCCGCCTGGTTCGCCCCGGTGGGACATGCGCCCATCGCCATGCGCGGCACCTTCGAGCGCCTGACCGAATCAGGGCTGGCAGCTTACCGGCTCAGCCAGCACAACAAGGAAGAAACAGAGCGCCTGCGCCAGTACATTCTGCAGCAACACCGCAAGCTCTTTCCCTCCTTGCATCGCTGA
- the ycgE_2 gene encoding MerR family transcriptional regulator, with product MTDSATGQVLANGPCAGLEQEELFPIREVSRITGINPVTLRAWERRYGLIQPTRTESGHRLYSQSDIDEVRSILGWIERGVAVSKVSKILAHTSSTRPPSVALDSDVQAGDWADWHEQIRHAVAAFDERRLEQLYGQVFSSYPMTVVFQDVFIPVWRELLLHRERFGQASEWLFLDSFLRARTLQRLQMAAGAASHRVILAALPDACRELELWVAGLLLGSSDVGVQVLALGQPLEELSLVCGKVAPLAVVLFSNLPPTLDLPRRLKRLALTLDCPLLLAGEGADLARESLEGSAVACLGSDGRSMQRGLQLFLQGRLDT from the coding sequence ATGACTGATTCCGCCACGGGCCAAGTGCTCGCCAATGGTCCCTGTGCAGGCCTTGAGCAGGAAGAGCTGTTTCCTATCCGCGAAGTATCGCGCATCACCGGCATCAATCCGGTGACGCTGCGTGCCTGGGAGCGCCGTTACGGGCTGATCCAGCCCACCCGGACCGAGAGCGGACATCGGCTTTATTCGCAAAGCGATATCGATGAAGTGCGCAGCATCCTGGGCTGGATCGAGCGCGGCGTTGCGGTCAGCAAGGTCAGCAAGATTCTGGCCCACACCAGCAGCACCCGGCCCCCGTCGGTTGCTCTGGACAGCGACGTACAGGCCGGTGACTGGGCTGACTGGCACGAGCAGATCCGCCACGCGGTGGCTGCGTTTGACGAGCGCAGGCTTGAGCAGCTCTATGGTCAGGTCTTTTCCAGCTACCCGATGACCGTGGTGTTTCAGGACGTCTTCATCCCGGTATGGCGCGAGCTGTTGCTGCATCGTGAGCGATTTGGCCAGGCCAGCGAATGGTTGTTTCTCGACAGCTTCCTGCGTGCGAGGACCCTTCAGCGCCTGCAGATGGCAGCGGGGGCCGCGTCGCATAGAGTCATTCTGGCCGCGTTACCTGACGCCTGTCGTGAACTGGAGCTGTGGGTCGCGGGCCTTTTGCTTGGCAGTAGCGATGTGGGCGTGCAAGTGTTGGCACTAGGGCAGCCGCTGGAAGAACTGAGCCTGGTGTGCGGCAAGGTTGCTCCGCTGGCGGTCGTACTGTTCAGTAACCTGCCACCTACGCTTGACCTGCCGCGTCGTCTCAAACGCCTGGCGTTGACCCTGGATTGCCCGCTGTTACTGGCGGGTGAGGGAGCTGATCTGGCGCGTGAGAGTCTTGAAGGGTCGGCAGTGGCTTGCCTGGGCAGCGACGGGCGATCCATGCAGCGGGGTTTGCAGCTGTTCTTGCAGGGCCGACTCGATACCTGA
- a CDS encoding antibiotic biosynthesis monooxygenase, which translates to MSTTPVTLLVARRVAHGRYQELIAWLHEGERLATDFPGYLGSGVLAPPPGDDEFQIIFRFANAETMHAWEHSASRSSWLVRGSGLFAQPSEHRVSGIDGWFGAVGQRPPRWKQAVAIWLAFFPVSLIFNFVLGPLLNDLQLLPRIMISTLILTPLMVFWFIPLSTHLLASWLNPAPTPAQPSAESVRSS; encoded by the coding sequence ATGTCTACCACCCCCGTTACCCTGCTGGTTGCGCGCCGCGTAGCCCATGGCCGTTATCAGGAACTGATCGCCTGGCTGCATGAAGGCGAACGGCTGGCCACTGATTTCCCCGGTTACCTGGGCTCGGGTGTCCTTGCCCCGCCACCCGGTGACGACGAATTCCAGATCATCTTCCGCTTCGCCAATGCCGAAACCATGCACGCCTGGGAGCATTCTGCTTCGCGAAGCTCCTGGTTGGTGCGTGGCAGTGGCCTGTTCGCACAACCTTCGGAGCACCGCGTGAGCGGGATCGATGGCTGGTTTGGTGCAGTCGGCCAACGCCCGCCTCGCTGGAAACAGGCCGTTGCCATCTGGCTCGCGTTCTTTCCGGTGTCGTTGATATTCAATTTCGTGCTTGGCCCACTGCTCAATGACCTGCAACTGTTGCCACGGATCATGATCAGTACCCTGATTCTTACTCCGCTGATGGTGTTCTGGTTCATCCCCCTGTCCACGCACCTGCTGGCCTCGTGGCTCAACCCCGCGCCGACGCCTGCCCAGCCAAGCGCTGAATCAGTGCGCAGCAGCTGA
- the folM gene encoding short chain dehydrogenase, producing MNNPILITGASQRVGLELATALAEAGHLVVNASRTLAPASSHPNIVSFAVDLQIAEERMELVAWLQSNYSGLRAVIHNASLWLKDGVDNLNTMFKLHVEAPYHLNHELAPLLAQSPKADIIHICDETSSRGSKSHIAYAATKAALQNMVLSFAEKLAPDIRVNAILPGLLILKENSDEAYRNQTLKKALLEFEPGSQPLIDAVFYLLNTQYSTGSSVVVNGGRHLKKGA from the coding sequence ATGAATAATCCAATCCTGATCACCGGGGCCAGTCAACGAGTGGGTCTTGAGTTGGCAACAGCACTGGCCGAGGCCGGCCATCTGGTTGTCAACGCCAGCCGCACCCTCGCCCCGGCATCGTCGCATCCTAATATCGTGTCGTTTGCCGTTGACCTGCAGATCGCCGAAGAGCGCATGGAGCTGGTCGCCTGGTTGCAGTCCAACTACTCAGGGCTGCGGGCGGTGATCCACAACGCATCGCTGTGGCTGAAAGACGGCGTCGACAACCTGAACACCATGTTCAAACTACATGTCGAAGCGCCCTACCATTTGAACCACGAGCTGGCACCGCTGCTGGCGCAAAGCCCGAAGGCGGACATCATCCATATCTGCGATGAGACCTCCTCCCGGGGCAGCAAAAGCCATATCGCCTATGCCGCGACCAAGGCCGCGTTGCAAAACATGGTGTTGTCCTTCGCGGAAAAGCTCGCGCCTGATATCCGGGTGAATGCGATCCTGCCAGGCTTGCTGATCCTCAAGGAAAACAGTGACGAGGCCTATCGCAACCAGACGCTGAAAAAGGCCCTGCTGGAGTTCGAGCCAGGCTCGCAGCCATTGATCGATGCGGTGTTCTATCTGCTCAATACGCAGTACAGCACAGGCAGCAGTGTGGTCGTGAACGGCGGCCGACACCTGAAGAAAGGCGCTTGA
- a CDS encoding cell division protein DedD: MTDQERLELEAAAFRRLVAHLDSRKDVQNIDLMNLSGFCRNCLSKWYKAAADEKHIDLSLDDAREVVYGMPYSEWKAQYQKEASAEQQAAFVKEPKHD, translated from the coding sequence ATGACTGACCAAGAACGCCTGGAACTCGAAGCCGCCGCCTTTCGCAGGCTGGTGGCGCATCTGGACAGCCGCAAGGATGTGCAGAACATTGACCTGATGAACCTCTCCGGCTTCTGCCGCAACTGCCTGTCCAAGTGGTACAAGGCGGCAGCTGACGAGAAGCACATCGACCTCAGCCTCGATGATGCCCGCGAAGTGGTGTACGGCATGCCGTACAGCGAGTGGAAAGCCCAGTACCAGAAAGAAGCCAGCGCCGAACAACAAGCGGCGTTCGTCAAGGAACCCAAGCATGACTGA